A stretch of Chitinophaga caeni DNA encodes these proteins:
- a CDS encoding heavy metal translocating P-type ATPase: protein METISCKVKGMNCSSCALTISKYLEKKGMQDVNLSFATEELSFTLPNGDETPSQILEGINDLGYEVILPGEEQQQVPFYKELRFKFYCCLVFTLPLLLHMWVNWPWLHNPYVQLALATPVFIVGMFHFGTSAFRSLKNGTANMDVLITIGAIAAYGYSLTGTLRHLGENYLFYETAAAIITLVFLGNLLEERSVKQTTTAISELAKMQVTTAKKLDSHAPGEEEHVHEVDNRHLKVGDRVLVNTGDKIPMDGTIYWGDALVNESMITGESQPVSKKGKDKVIGGTILEDGNIKMYITATGKDTVLSYIIELVKQAQGNKPPMQRLADKISSIFVPVVLGISLLTFIGWYFIAGVAVSNAIMHSVAVLVIACPCAMGLATPAAVMVGLGRAAKNGILIKGGHTLEEFKNIRQVIFDKTGTLTTGKLSIGDMYFEGMDEQAFRSIIFSLEKYSSHPIAKSITQIWQGTPTITLKQVREQKGIGMLGKDEAGNQWQLGSYKIAQHLTGDDSHEVYLLKNDAWVGWLNFKDELRPGARNAVSALKAQGIEPILLSGDTKRKCQELATKLGIEKVYSEHSPAEKLQKVNEIMALAPTAMVGDGINDAPALSKASIGISLSDATQVAMQSANVVLLKNDLASLPLAMGLGKHTYLTIKQNLFWAFSYNVVAIPVAALGFLNPILGAAVMAVSDIVLAINSIRLRYKKVI from the coding sequence ATGGAAACGATTAGTTGTAAAGTAAAGGGAATGAATTGCTCAAGTTGCGCATTAACCATCTCTAAATATTTGGAAAAAAAGGGGATGCAAGATGTAAACCTGAGCTTTGCTACGGAAGAATTGAGTTTTACCCTTCCCAATGGCGATGAAACCCCGTCGCAAATCTTGGAAGGGATCAATGACCTGGGCTATGAAGTGATATTGCCCGGAGAGGAACAACAACAGGTACCTTTTTATAAAGAACTCCGATTTAAGTTTTATTGCTGCCTGGTTTTTACGTTGCCGCTATTGTTGCATATGTGGGTAAACTGGCCCTGGTTGCATAACCCCTATGTTCAGTTGGCGCTTGCCACTCCTGTTTTTATCGTTGGTATGTTTCATTTCGGCACCAGCGCTTTCCGTAGTTTAAAGAACGGCACCGCTAATATGGATGTGCTCATCACCATCGGGGCCATCGCGGCTTATGGGTATAGTTTAACCGGGACTTTGCGTCACCTGGGTGAAAATTATTTGTTTTATGAAACCGCTGCTGCTATAATTACCTTGGTTTTCCTCGGAAACCTCCTGGAAGAACGCTCTGTTAAACAAACTACTACCGCCATTAGTGAACTTGCCAAGATGCAGGTGACCACGGCAAAAAAGTTGGATAGCCACGCTCCCGGGGAAGAGGAACATGTTCATGAAGTAGATAACCGTCACCTTAAAGTTGGAGATAGGGTATTGGTCAATACCGGCGACAAAATCCCGATGGACGGGACCATTTATTGGGGAGATGCGTTGGTCAATGAGTCGATGATAACCGGGGAAAGCCAGCCCGTATCCAAAAAAGGAAAGGACAAAGTAATCGGCGGAACGATCCTGGAAGATGGCAACATCAAAATGTACATAACCGCCACCGGGAAAGATACGGTGCTTTCTTATATTATCGAGTTGGTAAAACAGGCGCAAGGTAATAAACCGCCGATGCAAAGGTTGGCCGATAAGATCAGCAGCATTTTTGTGCCGGTAGTGCTGGGTATTTCTTTGTTGACTTTTATTGGTTGGTATTTTATTGCAGGTGTAGCTGTTTCTAATGCTATCATGCACAGTGTAGCTGTTTTGGTAATTGCCTGCCCCTGTGCTATGGGCCTGGCTACACCTGCGGCGGTGATGGTAGGTTTGGGTCGCGCTGCTAAGAACGGGATCCTAATCAAAGGCGGGCATACGCTGGAAGAATTCAAGAACATACGGCAAGTAATATTTGATAAAACGGGCACGCTTACCACCGGGAAATTAAGTATAGGGGATATGTATTTCGAGGGGATGGATGAACAGGCGTTCAGATCTATCATCTTCAGCTTGGAAAAATATTCATCGCACCCAATTGCCAAGTCCATTACTCAAATTTGGCAAGGAACGCCCACTATCACGCTAAAGCAAGTAAGGGAACAGAAAGGCATCGGGATGTTAGGAAAAGACGAAGCTGGAAATCAATGGCAACTAGGCTCATATAAAATAGCGCAACATCTGACCGGCGATGATAGCCATGAAGTATACTTATTAAAGAATGATGCATGGGTAGGGTGGCTTAATTTTAAAGATGAACTGAGACCAGGAGCGAGAAATGCAGTCAGCGCGCTCAAAGCCCAAGGCATTGAACCGATCTTACTGAGCGGCGATACAAAGCGTAAATGTCAAGAACTGGCTACAAAATTGGGCATTGAAAAAGTATATTCGGAACATAGCCCGGCTGAAAAACTGCAAAAAGTAAACGAAATCATGGCGTTGGCCCCGACAGCCATGGTTGGCGATGGTATCAACGATGCCCCTGCATTGTCGAAAGCCAGTATTGGTATTTCTTTGAGTGATGCCACCCAAGTGGCCATGCAAAGTGCCAACGTGGTACTTCTAAAAAATGATTTAGCATCTTTACCCCTTGCCATGGGATTAGGGAAACATACTTACTTAACCATTAAGCAAAACTTGTTTTGGGCCTTCTCTTACAATGTAGTGGCCATACCGGTAGCAGCCCTCGGTTTCCTGAACCCAATATTGGGTGCAGCAGTAATGGCGGTATCAGATATTGTGCTAGCTATTAACTCCATCCGCTTACGCTATAAAAAAGTAATATGA